A single Tenacibaculum sp. 190524A02b DNA region contains:
- a CDS encoding DUF4230 domain-containing protein, translated as MELLFLGLAGGAVISYFIFQKFTATSKKSLTEKQSVVLLDKITKVSKLITVEGEFAEIYHHENSKEKFLGLYTSKKKAIILINAKVLIGFDFRKIKLKADTKKRTIILSNFPQPEVFSIEPNIRFYDIQNGFLNKFSSEDLTKVNKEAKEHVMLKIPESNLMQTANKEALDAILLMNSLVETIGWKLDYSSLELPSHTSTLIEN; from the coding sequence ATGGAATTATTATTTTTAGGTTTAGCTGGAGGAGCCGTTATATCTTATTTTATTTTTCAAAAATTTACAGCTACAAGCAAAAAAAGTCTTACAGAAAAACAATCTGTAGTATTGTTAGATAAAATAACAAAAGTTTCTAAACTAATTACAGTGGAAGGAGAATTTGCAGAAATATACCACCATGAAAACTCTAAAGAAAAATTTCTTGGATTATATACCAGCAAAAAGAAAGCTATTATTTTAATAAACGCCAAAGTACTTATTGGCTTTGACTTTAGAAAAATTAAACTAAAAGCAGACACTAAAAAAAGAACAATAATTCTATCAAATTTTCCTCAACCAGAAGTATTCTCTATAGAACCTAATATTAGATTTTACGATATTCAAAATGGTTTTTTAAACAAATTTAGCTCTGAAGATTTAACCAAAGTTAACAAAGAAGCTAAAGAACATGTGATGCTTAAAATTCCTGAAAGCAATTTAATGCAAACTGCCAACAAAGAAGCTTTAGATGCTATTTTATTAATGAATAGCTTAGTAGAAACTATTGGTTGGAAATTAGATTATTCTTCTTTAGAGTTACCCAGTCATACATCTACTCTAATTGAAAACTAA
- a CDS encoding MmcQ/YjbR family DNA-binding protein, with product MNIEQLHQYCISKKGVTEHFPFDEVTLVFKVMGKMFALVGLDRWEQGETKINLKCKPDWAEELRSEYESINPGFHMNKKHWNTVTLNEDVSDNFAFELIDHSYDLVVKGLTRKLKEELKSL from the coding sequence ATGAATATAGAACAACTACACCAATATTGCATTTCTAAAAAAGGAGTAACTGAACATTTTCCTTTTGATGAAGTTACTTTAGTTTTTAAAGTCATGGGAAAAATGTTTGCTTTGGTTGGTTTAGATAGATGGGAACAAGGAGAAACCAAAATAAATTTAAAATGCAAACCTGATTGGGCTGAAGAGTTAAGAAGCGAATACGAAAGTATCAATCCAGGTTTCCACATGAACAAAAAACACTGGAATACAGTTACTCTTAATGAAGATGTTTCAGATAATTTTGCTTTTGAGTTAATTGATCATTCTTATGATTTAGTTGTAAAAGGACTTACCAGAAAATTAAAAGAAGAATTAAAAAGCTTATAA
- a CDS encoding 5-formyltetrahydrofolate cyclo-ligase codes for MTKKELRKLYKQKRTNLVSEEIKQLEENIYHQIQDLNLTGIQNIHLFLPIVRQKEINTYPIINFLQQKGKTVIISKSDFSNNTLTHYILDKKTQLKENEYGIPEPINATEIAVTNIDMVFVPLLISDKNNYRVGYGKGFYDRFLSECKKNVKTLGINFFKPIGKISDLNKYDIPLNHVIYPQ; via the coding sequence ATGACTAAAAAAGAATTACGAAAGCTATACAAACAAAAACGCACAAACCTTGTCTCTGAAGAAATTAAACAACTTGAGGAAAACATATATCACCAAATACAAGATTTAAATTTAACAGGTATTCAAAATATTCATTTGTTTTTACCTATTGTACGTCAAAAAGAAATCAACACGTATCCCATTATTAATTTCCTTCAACAAAAAGGAAAAACGGTTATTATTAGTAAAAGTGATTTTAGCAACAACACCCTAACTCATTATATTTTAGATAAAAAAACACAATTAAAAGAAAATGAATACGGTATCCCTGAGCCAATTAATGCTACAGAAATAGCTGTAACTAATATAGATATGGTTTTTGTTCCTTTATTAATTTCAGACAAAAACAATTATAGAGTTGGTTACGGTAAAGGATTTTACGATCGCTTTTTATCAGAATGCAAAAAAAATGTAAAAACTTTAGGTATCAATTTTTTTAAACCTATAGGTAAGATATCCGATTTAAATAAATATGACATTCCATTAAATCACGTTATATACCCGCAATAA
- the rho gene encoding transcription termination factor Rho, with amino-acid sequence MFEISELKAKKLTDLQSIAKTIGLTKISQLKKLDLVYKILDAQAEASNGEAVVKKKETTTKAKVSKAKPVASDKKPVAKNTTESTKKEEEAPKEKPKRRRIAKTAVASNETKEENVSKKGNDAVAKKSQEAAKVVATPKTDDAKRGGQNDNNNHRHQNNKHRNHQNKGNKQHHNHNKGNQNHNKGNQNHNGNKSGNKYRDPDFEFDGIIESEGVLEMMPDGYGFLRSSDYNYLSSPDDIYVSQSQIKLFGLKTGDTVRGNVRPPKEGEKYFPLIRVSKINGLNPNIVRDRVSFEHLTPLFANEKFNLAQKGSSLSTRIIDLFSPIGKGQRGMIVAQPKTGKTMLLKDVANAIAANHPEVYQLVLLIDERPEEVTDMQRSVRGEVVASTFDEPADKHVRVANIVLEKAKRLVECGHDVVILLDSITRLARAYNTVAPASGKILSGGIDANALHKPKRFFGAARNIENGGSLTIIATALTETGSKMDEVIFEEFKGTGNMELQLERNIANRRIYPAIDLIKSSTRRDDLLLDEKTVQRMWVLRKYLADMNPIEAMEFIQQRIKTSINNDEFLISMNG; translated from the coding sequence ATGTTCGAAATTTCGGAATTAAAAGCTAAAAAGCTTACTGATTTACAATCAATAGCCAAAACTATTGGGTTGACTAAAATTAGTCAGTTGAAAAAGTTAGATTTAGTTTACAAAATTTTAGATGCTCAGGCAGAGGCTTCTAATGGTGAAGCAGTTGTCAAAAAAAAGGAGACTACTACCAAAGCTAAAGTTAGCAAAGCTAAGCCTGTTGCTAGTGATAAAAAACCAGTAGCTAAGAATACAACCGAATCAACTAAAAAAGAAGAGGAAGCTCCGAAAGAAAAGCCTAAAAGAAGAAGGATTGCAAAGACTGCTGTTGCTTCAAACGAGACTAAAGAAGAGAATGTTTCTAAAAAAGGAAATGATGCTGTAGCAAAAAAGAGTCAGGAAGCAGCTAAAGTTGTGGCTACGCCAAAAACTGATGATGCTAAAAGAGGCGGGCAAAATGATAATAACAATCATAGACACCAAAACAATAAGCATAGAAATCACCAGAATAAAGGTAATAAGCAGCATCATAATCACAATAAAGGAAATCAAAACCATAATAAAGGAAACCAGAATCATAACGGGAATAAGAGTGGTAATAAATACCGTGATCCTGATTTTGAGTTTGATGGAATTATAGAAAGTGAAGGTGTATTAGAAATGATGCCAGATGGTTATGGTTTTTTACGTTCTTCTGATTATAATTATTTGTCATCACCTGATGATATTTATGTTTCTCAATCTCAAATTAAATTATTTGGATTGAAAACTGGAGATACTGTAAGAGGTAATGTACGTCCGCCAAAAGAAGGAGAGAAGTACTTTCCTTTAATTAGAGTTTCAAAAATAAACGGATTAAATCCTAATATTGTAAGAGATAGAGTTTCTTTTGAGCATTTGACACCACTTTTTGCTAATGAGAAGTTTAATTTAGCACAAAAAGGAAGTTCACTTTCTACTAGAATTATAGATTTATTTTCTCCAATAGGTAAGGGACAACGTGGTATGATTGTAGCACAGCCCAAAACAGGTAAAACTATGTTGTTAAAAGATGTGGCAAATGCTATTGCTGCAAATCATCCAGAGGTTTATCAGTTGGTATTACTTATTGATGAACGTCCTGAAGAGGTTACAGATATGCAACGTAGCGTTAGAGGTGAAGTAGTAGCTTCTACCTTTGATGAGCCGGCAGACAAACATGTTAGAGTAGCTAATATTGTGTTAGAAAAAGCAAAGCGTTTAGTTGAGTGTGGGCATGATGTAGTTATTTTATTAGATTCTATAACACGTTTAGCAAGAGCTTATAATACTGTAGCGCCAGCATCTGGTAAAATTTTATCAGGAGGTATTGATGCTAATGCATTGCATAAACCAAAAAGGTTTTTTGGGGCTGCACGTAATATAGAAAATGGAGGTTCTTTAACTATTATTGCTACAGCACTTACTGAAACAGGTTCTAAAATGGATGAAGTTATCTTTGAAGAATTCAAGGGAACTGGTAATATGGAGCTTCAGTTAGAGCGTAATATAGCTAATAGAAGAATTTACCCAGCTATTGATTTAATTAAATCAAGTACGCGTAGAGATGATTTATTATTAGATGAGAAAACTGTACAGCGTATGTGGGTGTTGCGTAAATATTTAGCAGATATGAACCCAATTGAGGCTATGGAATTTATACAACAAAGGATTAAAACGTCAATCAATAATGATGAGTTTTTAATTTCAATGAATGGTTAG
- a CDS encoding DUF4293 family protein: MIQRIQSIYLLLAALIAGGLTFFVSLWQQVKNNASIYSIDLLSASSLAPKIVPILFFISAIISIATIFLFKKRQLQFVLGRIIILTNLFLLGLLIYLSLTLSGETAVSEKGIGMFLPIVIILLVVLANKAIKRDEDLVKSVDRLR; the protein is encoded by the coding sequence ATGATACAAAGAATACAATCTATATATCTTTTATTAGCAGCTCTCATTGCTGGTGGGCTAACCTTTTTTGTTAGTTTATGGCAACAAGTTAAAAACAACGCTTCTATATATAGTATAGATTTATTAAGTGCTAGTTCTTTGGCACCTAAAATAGTTCCTATATTATTTTTTATATCAGCCATAATATCCATTGCAACTATCTTTTTATTCAAAAAAAGACAACTACAATTTGTATTAGGCAGAATTATTATTTTGACAAATCTTTTTTTATTAGGATTGTTGATCTATCTATCACTAACGTTATCTGGAGAAACAGCCGTTTCTGAGAAAGGTATTGGGATGTTCCTACCAATTGTTATTATTTTGCTTGTAGTTTTAGCAAATAAGGCCATTAAAAGGGATGAAGATCTTGTAAAATCTGTTGATAGATTACGATAA
- a CDS encoding response regulator transcription factor: MSYKKIKVHIADDHKILVEGVMALINIEDDIEVEGYSLTGREVVNWSTSNTADILILDINMPDMDGIEVLKAFHQREIEMKTIILSSLSDPKIVSEMIALGANGFLEKSCAYDHIVDAIRAVNNGLQYFNEDIKSKLFNLYVTGSKNEIKREQSHKDLTEREIEVLRLIAQEKSSSEIAQNLRISIKTVETYRRSLYKKLKVKNVVGLAMYAVRNNIV, from the coding sequence ATGAGTTACAAGAAGATTAAAGTTCATATAGCCGACGATCACAAAATCCTAGTAGAAGGAGTGATGGCTTTAATAAATATTGAAGATGACATCGAAGTTGAGGGATATTCTCTTACAGGAAGAGAAGTAGTCAACTGGTCAACGTCTAACACCGCAGACATTTTAATATTAGACATTAATATGCCTGACATGGATGGAATAGAGGTTTTAAAAGCATTTCACCAAAGAGAAATTGAAATGAAAACTATAATTCTATCAAGTTTAAGCGATCCAAAAATAGTTTCAGAAATGATTGCTTTAGGTGCTAACGGTTTTTTAGAAAAAAGCTGTGCGTATGACCATATTGTAGATGCAATAAGAGCTGTAAACAATGGTTTGCAATATTTTAATGAAGATATTAAAAGTAAACTATTCAATTTATATGTTACGGGATCAAAAAATGAGATTAAGAGGGAACAATCTCATAAAGATTTGACAGAAAGAGAAATTGAAGTACTGAGATTAATAGCCCAAGAAAAGAGTTCATCTGAAATAGCACAAAATTTAAGAATTAGCATAAAAACGGTAGAAACATATCGTAGAAGCCTATATAAAAAGTTGAAAGTAAAAAATGTAGTAGGTTTAGCGATGTATGCCGTTAGGAACAACATAGTATAA
- a CDS encoding ATP-binding protein, with product MKLFFVCLITILTVNKSFFFKKKNYKIALNNKAILVQIDQDSTAIKYKNALTKFKKELYSKALEEALIVLSKSKDDKKHSYLALKLIGDIYHKTHEVDKALYFYKKSLFYLKKLKEDDNIDDFDSPIKKIDNSICQIYLKISGNYLKKYRDIKNKPPKKVKNKKLTKHLLLKNKDSALFFAKKIDSLTSINDEIEKYKAISYSNISTLYFLDSIYDKASFFAQKAIKIHQKRNDKERIASSLNNLANVFLAKGDLKKAKSLYSDAISAIDKIENHKATEFKSILYYNLAWAMRKLEEVEAYDNLEKSYELEDLLKEKDIKEVVKKIEAKHKENLEKQKVDLVKNQIELEKHQKRTTNYLLGALSLLILTISGVVIYNYTLRQRNLHLKIEQNKLVEQQKIAQIKSDSQKMILNAAIDGKETERKQIAETLHDSVSALLSSANMHLLATKRQFNGNTPIELDKTQKIILEASQKVRDLSHNLVSSILLKFGLEYSLQDITQKYSNSELTFHPDMSNIPRYDQDFEIKMYNVIHELINNIIKHSKAANAYIVLEDTGDFLSVLIEDDGVGFNYRNSKVKSGLGLNQIEARIQMMNGNIIIESAENRGTKITMSVPTIKKKEVNLV from the coding sequence ATGAAACTTTTTTTTGTTTGTCTAATAACAATATTAACTGTAAACAAAAGCTTTTTCTTCAAGAAAAAAAACTATAAAATAGCCTTAAATAATAAGGCTATTTTAGTACAAATAGATCAAGATTCTACAGCTATAAAATACAAAAATGCTTTAACAAAATTCAAAAAAGAGCTCTACTCTAAAGCTCTTGAAGAAGCTCTAATAGTCTTAAGTAAAAGTAAAGATGATAAAAAACATTCGTATTTAGCCCTCAAACTTATTGGTGATATATATCATAAAACTCATGAAGTAGATAAAGCTTTATATTTTTACAAAAAATCTCTTTTTTATCTAAAAAAATTAAAAGAAGATGATAATATCGATGATTTTGATAGTCCAATAAAAAAAATAGACAATTCTATTTGTCAGATTTATTTGAAAATTAGCGGTAATTATTTAAAAAAATATAGAGATATAAAAAACAAACCACCCAAAAAGGTAAAAAATAAAAAATTAACAAAACATCTTTTATTAAAAAACAAGGATAGCGCACTCTTTTTTGCTAAAAAAATAGATAGCTTAACATCTATTAATGACGAAATTGAAAAATACAAAGCTATTTCATATTCAAATATTTCAACTCTCTACTTCTTAGACTCTATATACGACAAAGCTAGTTTCTTTGCTCAAAAAGCAATAAAAATTCACCAAAAAAGGAATGACAAGGAAAGAATCGCTAGCTCTTTAAATAACCTTGCTAATGTTTTTTTAGCTAAAGGTGATCTAAAAAAAGCTAAATCACTATACAGTGATGCAATATCAGCTATTGATAAAATAGAAAACCATAAAGCTACGGAATTTAAATCCATCTTATACTATAATTTAGCTTGGGCAATGAGAAAACTTGAAGAAGTTGAAGCTTATGACAACCTTGAAAAATCATATGAATTAGAAGACCTTTTAAAAGAAAAAGACATTAAAGAAGTGGTTAAAAAAATTGAGGCCAAACACAAAGAAAACTTAGAAAAACAAAAAGTAGATTTGGTAAAAAACCAAATAGAATTAGAGAAACACCAAAAAAGAACTACTAATTATTTATTAGGAGCGCTTTCCTTACTTATTTTAACTATATCAGGAGTTGTTATTTATAACTACACCCTACGCCAAAGAAACTTACACTTAAAAATTGAACAAAATAAATTAGTAGAACAACAAAAAATAGCCCAAATAAAATCAGATTCTCAAAAAATGATTTTAAATGCTGCTATTGATGGTAAAGAAACAGAAAGAAAACAAATAGCAGAAACCTTACATGATAGCGTTAGTGCTTTACTATCTTCCGCCAACATGCATTTATTAGCTACAAAAAGACAATTCAACGGCAATACTCCTATTGAACTAGATAAAACACAAAAAATAATTTTAGAAGCTTCTCAAAAGGTTAGAGATTTATCACACAACTTAGTTTCTTCTATTTTATTAAAATTTGGTTTAGAGTATTCTCTTCAAGACATCACTCAAAAGTACTCTAATTCAGAACTTACTTTTCATCCAGACATGAGTAATATCCCTAGATATGATCAAGATTTTGAAATTAAAATGTACAATGTTATTCATGAGCTTATCAATAACATCATAAAACACAGTAAAGCTGCCAATGCATATATTGTTTTAGAAGATACTGGTGATTTTTTATCTGTTTTAATTGAAGATGATGGTGTTGGTTTTAATTACCGAAATAGTAAAGTAAAATCTGGACTTGGCCTTAACCAAATTGAAGCTAGAATTCAAATGATGAATGGGAATATTATTATTGAATCAGCAGAAAACAGAGGAACAAAAATTACCATGTCCGTACCAACTATAAAAAAAAAAGAAGTTAACCTCGTTTAG
- a CDS encoding metallophosphoesterase family protein — MKKILLLSDTHSYIDAQILKFVKLADEVWHAGDIGDLKVTDTLKKYKPLRAVYGNIDDKDARAEFPLDAKFTVEGVSVWITHIGGYPNKYNQRVREDLKKERPKLFICGHSHILKVQFDEKLQILHLNPGAAGNHGFHKVRTMLRFELDKGAVKNMEVIELAKRG, encoded by the coding sequence ATGAAAAAAATACTATTACTTTCAGATACGCATAGTTATATAGATGCTCAGATATTAAAATTTGTTAAGTTGGCTGATGAAGTATGGCATGCTGGAGATATTGGCGATTTAAAAGTGACTGATACTTTAAAAAAATATAAACCTTTACGAGCAGTTTATGGAAATATTGATGATAAAGATGCAAGGGCAGAGTTTCCTTTAGATGCAAAATTTACAGTAGAGGGGGTGTCTGTATGGATTACACATATTGGAGGGTATCCTAATAAATACAACCAAAGAGTAAGAGAAGATTTAAAAAAAGAACGACCAAAACTTTTTATTTGTGGGCATTCACATATTTTAAAGGTTCAGTTTGATGAAAAATTACAAATATTACATTTAAATCCAGGTGCAGCAGGTAATCATGGTTTTCATAAAGTACGCACCATGCTACGTTTTGAGTTAGACAAAGGAGCTGTTAAAAATATGGAGGTTATTGAATTAGCTAAACGAGGTTAA